A single window of Ferrimonas balearica DSM 9799 DNA harbors:
- a CDS encoding conjugal transfer protein TraF, with amino-acid sequence MKRFYLGAVSLALLPLLSTTANAVPFADARAGGMGGVGVASGDYTRASQNPALLTRFKDSEDFYFQLGAGVLARDYEDTIDDIDALQDNLDAFEALVNSGDPNGLPEAERLKDDIVGQLEDLNQAKPEANAGVLLGFFVPSKTLGFGLSLNGYLVGNGLINYIEEDEQLLDDALAGAPFDQDAIQSNADVQAVGITEVALSFAREFQSPWLGQFSVGVSPKVQRFDTYYYNANVSNFDEDDITSDDNLNDQTEFNFDVGFQGSYGPWQYGLVGRNLISQSVRNTNNQDVELKPTVIGAVAYQQGGFTAALDLDLIKDESFALFTDPRQWARLGLEYDFAGHAQLRAGYRHDLEGNYEDVLSLGLGISPGDVFTLDLAGQFGSDDERGAMAQLGFKF; translated from the coding sequence ATGAAACGCTTTTATTTGGGCGCCGTAAGCTTGGCGCTGCTCCCCCTGCTCAGCACTACCGCCAATGCCGTTCCCTTTGCTGATGCCCGTGCCGGTGGCATGGGTGGGGTCGGTGTCGCTTCGGGGGATTACACCCGTGCCAGCCAGAACCCGGCGCTGCTGACCCGCTTTAAAGACAGCGAAGATTTCTATTTCCAGCTCGGTGCCGGTGTCCTGGCGCGGGATTATGAAGACACCATTGATGACATCGATGCGCTGCAGGACAACCTCGACGCGTTTGAAGCCCTGGTGAACAGCGGTGATCCCAATGGATTGCCGGAAGCTGAGCGGCTGAAAGACGACATCGTCGGCCAGCTGGAAGATCTCAACCAGGCCAAGCCGGAAGCCAACGCGGGCGTATTGCTGGGGTTCTTTGTGCCGAGCAAAACCCTGGGCTTCGGTCTCTCCCTCAATGGCTATCTGGTGGGTAACGGCCTGATCAACTACATCGAAGAGGATGAGCAGCTGCTGGACGATGCGCTGGCCGGCGCGCCGTTCGATCAGGACGCGATTCAGTCCAACGCCGATGTGCAGGCGGTGGGCATCACTGAGGTGGCCCTGAGCTTCGCCCGTGAGTTCCAGAGCCCCTGGCTGGGCCAGTTCTCCGTTGGTGTGTCGCCCAAGGTGCAGCGCTTTGACACCTACTACTACAACGCCAACGTCAGCAACTTTGACGAGGATGACATCACCTCCGACGACAACCTGAACGACCAGACTGAATTTAACTTCGATGTGGGTTTTCAGGGCAGCTACGGCCCGTGGCAGTACGGCCTGGTGGGTCGCAACCTGATCAGCCAGTCGGTGCGCAACACCAATAACCAGGATGTGGAACTGAAGCCCACAGTGATCGGTGCGGTGGCGTACCAGCAGGGCGGCTTTACCGCGGCCCTGGATCTGGACCTGATTAAGGATGAGTCCTTCGCGCTGTTTACCGACCCGCGCCAGTGGGCCCGCCTGGGTCTGGAGTATGACTTTGCCGGCCACGCCCAGCTGCGCGCAGGCTATCGTCATGATCTGGAAGGCAACTACGAAGATGTGCTGAGCCTGGGCCTGGGGATCTCCCCGGGTGACGTGTTCACCCTCGACCTGGCTGGCCAGTTCGGCAGCGATGATGAGCGTGGCGCCATGGCGCAGCTCGGCTTTAAGTTCTGA
- the trxA gene encoding thioredoxin TrxA, whose amino-acid sequence MSDKIVQLSDDSFETDVLKADKPVLVDFWAEWCGPCKMIAPVLDELAEEYGDQLTIGKLNVDQNSETPPKYGIRGIPTLLLFKDGQLAGTKVGAASKTQLKEFIDAHL is encoded by the coding sequence ATGAGCGACAAGATTGTGCAGCTGTCCGATGACAGCTTCGAGACCGATGTACTGAAAGCGGACAAGCCGGTCCTGGTGGACTTCTGGGCAGAGTGGTGTGGCCCCTGCAAGATGATCGCTCCGGTTCTGGATGAGCTGGCCGAAGAGTACGGCGACCAGCTGACCATCGGCAAACTGAACGTTGACCAGAACAGCGAAACCCCGCCGAAGTACGGCATCCGTGGTATCCCCACCCTGCTGCTGTTCAAAGACGGTCAACTGGCGGGCACCAAGGTTGGCGCCGCCTCCAAGACCCAGCTGAAAGAGTTTATCGACGCCCACCTGTAA
- the rhlB gene encoding ATP-dependent RNA helicase RhlB, with product MTKTHLTETKFADFPLAPQVVEALESSGFTHCTPIQALTLPIVLSGKDIAGQAQTGTGKTLAFLVATFHELLKQPAPEGHDGKSPRALIMAPTRELAIQIFKDAEPLSEATGLKLGLAYGGEGYDSQRATLEAGVDILIGTTGRLIDYYKQGTYKLNGIQVMVLDEADRMFDLGFIKDIRYLFRRMPAPAERRNMLFSATLSFKVQELAYEHMNEPEHVQVEPEQKTGKRIKEELFYPSNDDKMRLLLTLIEEDWPDKAIIFANTKHRCEDIWAWMAGDGHRVGLLTGDVPQKKRVKILEQFKAGEVDFLVATDVAARGLHIADVTHVFNYDLPDDAEDYVHRIGRTGRAGATGHSISFACEQYALNLPAIEEYIGHQIPVSSYDATALLTDIPRPQRIQRNRRPGGRDGQRRDGRSGGGRGPRPRR from the coding sequence ATGACTAAGACCCATCTTACCGAAACCAAATTCGCCGATTTTCCGCTGGCTCCCCAAGTGGTTGAAGCCCTGGAATCGAGTGGATTTACCCACTGCACGCCGATTCAGGCGCTGACCCTGCCTATCGTCTTGTCCGGTAAGGACATTGCGGGTCAAGCCCAGACCGGTACCGGCAAAACTCTGGCGTTCCTGGTCGCCACCTTCCACGAGCTGCTGAAGCAGCCCGCCCCGGAAGGTCACGATGGTAAGAGCCCCCGCGCCCTTATCATGGCCCCGACCCGGGAACTGGCCATCCAGATCTTTAAGGACGCGGAACCGCTGTCCGAGGCCACCGGCCTGAAGCTGGGTCTGGCCTATGGCGGCGAAGGCTACGACAGCCAGCGCGCCACCCTGGAGGCGGGCGTCGATATCCTTATCGGCACCACCGGTCGCCTGATCGACTACTACAAGCAGGGCACCTACAAGCTTAACGGCATCCAGGTGATGGTGCTGGATGAAGCCGATCGCATGTTCGATCTGGGCTTTATCAAAGACATCCGCTACCTGTTCCGTCGTATGCCGGCCCCGGCTGAGCGTCGTAACATGCTGTTCTCCGCCACCCTCTCCTTTAAGGTGCAGGAGCTGGCCTACGAGCACATGAACGAGCCGGAGCACGTGCAGGTGGAGCCGGAGCAGAAAACCGGTAAGCGCATCAAGGAGGAGCTGTTCTACCCCTCCAACGATGACAAGATGCGTCTGCTGCTGACCCTGATTGAGGAAGATTGGCCGGACAAGGCGATCATCTTCGCCAACACCAAGCACCGTTGTGAAGACATCTGGGCCTGGATGGCGGGCGATGGCCACCGCGTGGGCCTGCTGACCGGTGACGTACCGCAGAAGAAGCGGGTCAAGATCCTGGAGCAGTTCAAAGCCGGTGAAGTCGACTTCCTGGTGGCCACCGACGTGGCAGCCCGTGGTCTGCACATCGCTGACGTGACCCACGTATTCAACTACGACCTGCCGGACGATGCCGAAGACTACGTACACCGCATCGGTCGTACCGGTCGTGCGGGCGCTACCGGGCACTCCATCAGCTTTGCCTGTGAGCAGTACGCTCTGAACCTGCCGGCCATCGAAGAGTACATTGGCCATCAGATCCCGGTGAGCAGCTACGATGCCACCGCTCTGCTGACTGACATTCCGCGTCCGCAACGCATCCAGCGCAACCGCCGTCCGGGTGGTCGCGATGGTCAGCGACGCGACGGCCGTAGTGGCGGCGGACGGGGCCCGCGGCCCCGGCGATAA
- the rho gene encoding transcription termination factor Rho codes for MNLTELKQKPVSELVALAESMGLENLARARKQDILFAILKAHAKSGEDIYGDGVLEILQDGFGFLRSADSSYLAGPDDIYVSPSQIRRFNLRTGDSISGKIRPPKEGERYFALLKVSEVNFDRPESSRSKILFENLTPLHANDRLRMERGNGSTEDITARVLDLASPIGKGQRGLIVAPPKAGKTLLLQNIAQSIAYNHPECVLMVLLIDERPEEVTEMQRLVKGEVVASTFDEPASRHVQVAEMVIEKAKRLVEHKKDVVILLDSITRLARAYNTVVPSSGKVLTGGVDANALHRPKRFFGAARNVEEGGSLTIIATALIDTGSKMDEVIYEEFKGTGNMELHLSRKIAERRVFPAIDFNRSGTRREELLAGSEELQKMWILRKILNPMQEVEAMEFLIDKLAMTKTNDEFFDAMKRAKS; via the coding sequence ATGAACCTTACCGAACTGAAACAGAAACCGGTCTCCGAACTGGTTGCCCTGGCCGAGTCCATGGGCCTGGAGAACCTGGCTCGTGCACGGAAGCAAGACATTCTGTTCGCCATCCTGAAGGCGCACGCCAAAAGCGGTGAAGACATCTACGGCGACGGCGTCCTGGAGATCCTGCAAGACGGCTTTGGCTTCTTGCGTAGTGCGGACTCCTCCTACCTTGCCGGCCCGGATGACATCTACGTCAGCCCCAGCCAGATCCGCCGTTTCAACCTGCGAACCGGTGATTCCATCTCCGGTAAGATCCGGCCGCCGAAAGAGGGTGAACGCTACTTCGCCCTGCTGAAAGTCAGCGAAGTTAACTTCGACCGCCCCGAAAGCTCCCGCAGCAAAATCCTGTTTGAAAACCTCACCCCCCTGCACGCCAACGATCGTCTGCGCATGGAGCGGGGTAACGGTTCCACTGAGGACATCACTGCCCGCGTTCTGGATCTGGCCAGCCCCATCGGTAAAGGTCAGCGTGGCCTGATTGTGGCACCGCCGAAAGCCGGTAAAACCCTGTTGCTGCAGAACATCGCCCAGTCCATCGCCTACAACCACCCTGAGTGTGTGCTGATGGTGCTGCTGATCGACGAACGTCCGGAAGAGGTGACTGAGATGCAGCGCCTGGTGAAGGGCGAAGTGGTGGCCTCCACCTTCGACGAGCCGGCATCCCGTCACGTTCAGGTGGCTGAGATGGTGATCGAGAAGGCCAAGCGCCTGGTTGAGCACAAGAAAGACGTGGTCATTCTGCTCGACTCCATCACCCGTCTGGCCCGCGCCTACAACACCGTGGTACCGAGCTCCGGCAAGGTTCTGACCGGTGGTGTGGACGCCAACGCCCTGCATCGTCCGAAGCGTTTCTTCGGTGCGGCCCGTAATGTTGAGGAGGGCGGCAGCCTGACCATCATCGCCACCGCGCTGATCGACACCGGCTCCAAGATGGACGAAGTGATCTACGAAGAGTTCAAGGGCACCGGTAACATGGAACTGCACCTGTCTCGTAAGATCGCCGAGCGCCGCGTGTTCCCGGCCATCGACTTCAACCGCTCCGGCACCCGTCGTGAAGAACTGCTGGCGGGCAGCGAAGAGCTGCAGAAGATGTGGATCCTGCGTAAGATCCTCAACCCGATGCAGGAAGTCGAAGCAATGGAGTTCCTCATCGACAAGCTGGCCATGACCAAGACCAACGACGAGTTCTTTGACGCGATGAAACGCGCCAAGTCCTGA